The Burkholderia ambifaria AMMD genome includes a region encoding these proteins:
- a CDS encoding VTT domain-containing protein yields the protein MIVPARMTRASVATARSDGATADPSRTDEPLRHGLLERGRNCDTIRHADRFAMLVDGDAYFATLRAALLRARHTVFIVGWDVDSRMHLPPADPGDRLPDTLAAFLHALASSRHNLRIYVLAWDFAMIYALERDWPPVYRAAWRAHRGIRFRLDDTHPRGASHHQKLVVIDDRLAFVGGLDLTRARWDTPAHAADDPRRRDAHGMPYGPFHDVQAMFDGDAAAAIGKQARARWFNACGRPIAIRAQRHLDREEDVDPWPPDARVDLRDVRLGIAYTAPRHRDREPVRQVSALVEDTIRAARRHLYIENQYFTAAVVRETLSERLADPEGPDVTVVAPRVQSGWLQEATMGVLRARLHGTLKAADRFDRYRLLYPHVDGLGDACVNVHSKIAIADDEWIVIGSANLNNRSMVLDTECCIALVAAGEPRIRTAIAGLRDRLLAEHLDTTPAEIAAALAHDERPNTVLDRLRDKPGRTLRTLEPVVTPQLDALVPVSARLDPEQPIEPDRFVREFVPREQHRVLTARFFVLGAAVLLVAALALAWRFSPLGKELNIASLARMAAHAAQLPGAPALLLAGYVIAATLSVPITLLITVTGLVFGAWPGFAYAALGTMAAAATTYGIGHWLGRDAVRRLAGARANRLSEHLGRRGVVAMAVLRLLPIAPFTIVNLVAGASHIGLRDYLVGTAIGMLPGIVLTVTFAHQLTAAFSHPGPGAFAWLAAIGAVLVGVSVLLVRVLRRWR from the coding sequence ATGATCGTGCCGGCACGCATGACGCGCGCCAGCGTCGCGACGGCGCGCTCCGATGGCGCGACAGCCGACCCGTCGCGCACGGACGAGCCGCTGCGCCACGGGCTGCTCGAGCGCGGGCGCAACTGCGACACGATCCGCCACGCGGACCGCTTCGCGATGCTGGTGGACGGCGACGCGTATTTCGCGACGCTGCGTGCCGCGTTGCTGCGGGCGCGCCATACGGTGTTCATCGTCGGCTGGGACGTCGACAGCCGCATGCACCTGCCGCCTGCCGACCCCGGCGACCGCCTGCCCGACACGCTCGCCGCCTTTCTGCACGCCTTGGCATCATCGCGGCACAACCTGCGCATCTACGTGCTCGCGTGGGACTTCGCGATGATCTACGCACTCGAGCGCGACTGGCCGCCCGTCTATCGCGCCGCGTGGCGCGCGCATCGCGGCATCCGGTTCCGGCTCGACGACACGCATCCGCGCGGCGCATCGCATCACCAGAAGCTCGTCGTGATCGACGACCGGCTCGCGTTCGTCGGCGGGCTTGACCTGACGCGCGCACGCTGGGATACGCCCGCGCACGCGGCGGACGATCCGCGCCGCCGCGACGCGCACGGGATGCCGTACGGGCCGTTTCACGACGTGCAGGCGATGTTCGACGGCGACGCGGCCGCCGCGATCGGTAAGCAGGCGCGCGCGCGCTGGTTCAATGCATGCGGGCGTCCGATCGCGATCCGCGCGCAGCGGCATCTCGATCGTGAGGAAGACGTCGATCCGTGGCCGCCCGATGCGCGCGTCGACCTGCGCGACGTGCGGCTCGGCATTGCCTACACGGCGCCGCGCCACCGCGATCGCGAGCCGGTGCGGCAGGTGTCCGCGCTCGTCGAGGACACGATTCGCGCCGCACGCCGCCACCTGTATATCGAGAACCAGTATTTCACCGCGGCGGTGGTGCGCGAAACGCTGTCCGAGCGGCTCGCCGATCCGGAGGGGCCCGACGTGACGGTCGTCGCACCGCGCGTGCAGAGCGGCTGGCTGCAGGAAGCGACGATGGGCGTGCTGCGCGCGCGGCTGCATGGCACGCTGAAGGCCGCCGACCGCTTCGACCGCTACCGGCTGCTGTATCCGCATGTCGACGGGCTCGGCGACGCATGTGTGAACGTGCACAGCAAGATCGCGATCGCCGACGACGAATGGATCGTGATCGGCAGCGCGAACCTCAATAACCGTTCGATGGTGCTCGACACCGAATGCTGCATCGCGCTCGTCGCGGCCGGCGAGCCGCGCATCCGCACCGCGATTGCCGGCCTGCGCGACCGGCTGCTGGCCGAACATCTCGACACGACACCGGCCGAGATTGCCGCCGCGCTCGCGCATGACGAACGCCCGAATACCGTGCTCGACCGGTTGCGCGACAAGCCCGGCCGCACGCTGCGCACGCTCGAGCCGGTCGTGACGCCGCAACTCGACGCGCTGGTGCCGGTCAGCGCGCGGCTCGACCCCGAGCAGCCGATCGAGCCGGACCGCTTCGTTCGCGAGTTCGTGCCGCGCGAGCAGCACCGCGTGCTGACCGCACGCTTCTTCGTGCTCGGCGCGGCCGTGCTGTTGGTCGCGGCGCTCGCGCTCGCGTGGCGCTTCTCGCCGCTCGGCAAGGAGCTGAACATCGCGTCGCTCGCACGAATGGCCGCTCACGCCGCGCAGCTGCCCGGTGCGCCCGCGCTGCTGCTGGCCGGCTACGTGATCGCGGCGACGCTGTCGGTGCCGATCACGCTGCTGATCACGGTGACAGGCCTGGTGTTCGGCGCATGGCCGGGCTTCGCGTATGCGGCGCTCGGCACGATGGCGGCAGCCGCCACGACGTACGGGATCGGACACTGGCTCGGGCGCGACGCGGTGCGCCGGCTCGCCGGCGCGCGCGCGAACCGGCTCAGCGAACACCTCGGCCGCCGCGGCGTGGTCGCGATGGCCGTGCTGCGGCTGCTGCCGATCGCACCGTTCACGATCGTGAACCTGGTGGCCGGCGCATCGCATATCGGCCTGCGCGACTATCTGGTCGGCACCGCGATCGGGATGCTGCCCGGTATCGTGCTGACCGTCACGTTCGCGCACCAGCTGACCGCCGCGTTCAGCCATCCGGGCCCCGGCGCGTTCGCGTGGCTCGCGGCGATCGGCGCGGTGCTGGTCGGCGTGTCGGTGCTGCTCGTCAGGGTGCTGCGACGATGGCGCTGA
- a CDS encoding endonuclease/exonuclease/phosphatase family protein, which produces MALSVQPAPPPNIVTSDGPPPAAPGGRDLRIATYNIRGGYGKWHTRAAHRIAQVIHELDADVIALQEVPLGGTHAPDVLAHLRDATGMHAVAGPTIDTPERRYGNAVLSRCPIRAARTLDLSFHQREPRGALDADIDSSAGMIRVVATHLGLSASERSAQVQRLLAAFDTGAMPVILMGDINEWFVRGRALRALVTRFRRAPAPRTFPTLYPVFSLDRIWIHPGEWLVDVNVHRSMRARRASDHYPLVARMRATPGTPLARRAPHPDET; this is translated from the coding sequence ATGGCGCTGAGCGTGCAACCGGCCCCGCCGCCGAACATCGTCACGTCCGACGGCCCGCCCCCCGCCGCGCCGGGCGGGCGCGACCTGCGGATCGCGACGTACAACATCCGCGGCGGCTACGGCAAGTGGCACACGCGCGCGGCCCACCGGATCGCGCAGGTGATCCACGAACTCGACGCGGACGTGATCGCGCTGCAGGAAGTGCCGCTCGGCGGCACGCACGCGCCCGACGTGCTCGCGCACCTGCGCGACGCCACCGGCATGCACGCGGTGGCCGGACCGACCATCGACACGCCCGAGCGCCGCTACGGCAACGCCGTGCTGTCGCGCTGCCCGATTCGCGCGGCGCGCACGCTGGACCTGTCGTTTCACCAGCGCGAGCCGCGCGGCGCGCTCGATGCGGACATCGACAGCAGCGCGGGCATGATCCGCGTGGTCGCGACCCATCTGGGGTTGTCGGCGAGCGAGCGCAGCGCGCAGGTGCAGCGGCTGCTCGCCGCGTTCGACACCGGCGCGATGCCGGTGATCCTGATGGGCGACATCAACGAATGGTTCGTGCGCGGCCGCGCGCTGCGGGCGCTCGTCACGCGGTTCCGGCGCGCGCCGGCGCCGCGTACATTCCCGACGCTGTATCCGGTGTTCTCGCTCGACCGGATCTGGATCCATCCCGGCGAGTGGCTCGTCGATGTGAACGTGCATCGCAGCATGCGCGCGCGGCGTGCGTCCGATCACTACCCGCTCGTCGCCCGCATGCGGGCGACGCCGGGCACGCCGCTTGCGCGACGAGCGCCCCACCCTGATGAAACCTGA
- a CDS encoding phage protein NinX family protein, with translation MRTDELAGTALDYWCARALCADDEDTLCFTAVDPKVILTGACDALRRLDAHFAPSASWADAGAVLERVADLRITRRGDGVECDASFIDGPSTCAARAPDVRTAVLRAFVRARFGDEVDAPPSFAHRIENGAAVRYDPGVPIPEADDDAATGDSSDIRSIPRM, from the coding sequence ATGCGAACCGACGAACTCGCCGGAACCGCCCTCGATTACTGGTGCGCACGCGCGTTGTGCGCGGATGATGAAGACACGCTGTGCTTCACCGCCGTCGACCCGAAGGTGATCCTGACCGGCGCGTGCGACGCGTTGCGACGCCTCGACGCGCATTTCGCGCCGTCGGCGTCGTGGGCCGATGCGGGCGCGGTGCTCGAGCGCGTGGCCGACCTGCGGATCACGCGGCGCGGCGATGGCGTCGAATGCGACGCCAGCTTCATCGACGGCCCGTCGACCTGCGCGGCACGCGCGCCGGACGTGCGCACGGCGGTGCTGCGCGCGTTCGTGCGGGCGCGCTTCGGCGACGAAGTCGATGCTCCGCCGTCGTTCGCGCACCGGATCGAGAACGGGGCGGCGGTGCGCTATGACCCTGGGGTGCCGATTCCGGAAGCGGACGATGATGCGGCGACGGGAGACAGTTCGGATATTCGGTCGATTCCGCGCATGTGA
- a CDS encoding maltotransferase domain-containing protein has translation MNPTPPFAPHIYFCDARLVGPLDAWPDTFQHIAGMGFDHVLIGGFWAASVAGFPRHVADFHRPAATFATRAGALETFSRLAQLAHGHGLRVLLEVVPDRIARDNPLRTEHPDWYVERAHDDALIDPRSAAHEMDVAHAQVGEDAAHDALSAWWCTHLATFADAGASGFLIDAPHHLPAAWWPGWRAALRRARPDVAVLAGVPGHARDALAQLEAAGFDAVFSSVRWWDLHAPWFVDEHRLLRRIGSPIAFPDAIDGPRLADNWNTAPDETVARAYHRALWTAAAVGTGWLVPMGFERGVTLPLMARDADAARFRAALDDARFDLSGAIADANAWRRATPLAAERGEIAQLSAPGARATALLRGSGPSLEHDDTALLIALNPDLDAPTHVDPATILPGVPGGFTHVSPPNGARKSAPAAPAAPVALQAFTLEPGGYALLDARRAPPALARTDAAGERTALSAALAADRIAIERVEPAVDGGRFAIKRVIGETLVVHASIFTDGHAHLAAALQWRADDEDAWREVPFVAEPNDRWHACISLDRLGRHAFRVIAWRDDWASLVTDITKKRAAGQDVTLELREAQLLLATALKHADAVDRRARTRMEQLTAEFNDAAPDKRLELLGAPALADAYAALRYRPFVTHDDAVYPVDVERRAARFSSWYEMFPRSASNDPHRHGTFDDVIAQLPRIRDMGFDVLYFPPIHPIGTTARKGRNNTLTAGPDDVGSPYAIGSPEGGHTAVHPQLGTLASFRTLVDAAHAQGLEIALDFAIQCSPDHPWLAAHPGWFAWRPDGSLRYAENPPKRYQDIVNPDFYAPDALPDLWVALRDAVLFWVDAGVRIFRVDNPHTKPLPFWAWMIADVRGKHPDVVFLSEAFTRPGMMYRLAKVGFSQSYTYFTWRETKREFIDYLTELTAGPAREFFRPNFFVNTPDINPRHLQNAPRSQFVIRAALAATLAGSWGLYSGFEIGESAPLPDSEEYADAEKYELRVRDWRKAAHIGGEIARLNRARRDHPALQTHLGLTFVDADNDQVLVFVKATPAHDSVVAVAISLDPWHPQAANFTLDAALWRGFGLVDGEPLDALEQDAAHAETWRGHRQYVSLDPHVRPYAIWRLAPSPGAARAAAPDPADARGHSGAHG, from the coding sequence ATGAACCCCACACCGCCCTTCGCTCCTCACATCTACTTCTGCGACGCCCGCCTCGTCGGCCCGCTCGATGCATGGCCCGACACGTTCCAGCACATCGCCGGCATGGGCTTCGACCACGTGCTGATCGGCGGCTTCTGGGCCGCCAGCGTCGCGGGCTTCCCGCGCCACGTCGCCGATTTTCATCGGCCGGCCGCGACGTTCGCGACGCGCGCCGGCGCGCTCGAGACGTTCTCGCGCCTCGCGCAGCTCGCGCACGGCCACGGGCTGCGCGTGCTGCTCGAAGTGGTGCCGGACCGCATCGCGCGCGACAACCCGCTGCGCACCGAGCATCCGGACTGGTATGTCGAGCGCGCGCACGACGACGCATTGATCGATCCGCGCAGCGCCGCGCATGAAATGGATGTCGCGCATGCCCAGGTCGGCGAAGACGCCGCGCACGACGCGCTGTCCGCGTGGTGGTGCACGCACCTCGCCACGTTCGCGGATGCCGGTGCGTCGGGTTTCCTGATCGACGCGCCGCATCACCTGCCGGCCGCGTGGTGGCCCGGCTGGCGCGCGGCGCTGCGGCGCGCGCGCCCGGACGTCGCGGTGCTGGCTGGCGTGCCCGGCCATGCGCGCGACGCGCTCGCCCAGCTCGAGGCGGCCGGCTTCGATGCAGTGTTCTCGTCGGTACGCTGGTGGGACCTGCATGCGCCGTGGTTCGTCGACGAACACCGGCTGCTGCGGCGCATCGGCTCGCCGATCGCGTTTCCGGACGCGATCGACGGCCCGCGCCTCGCCGACAACTGGAATACCGCGCCGGACGAGACGGTCGCCCGCGCGTACCACCGCGCGTTGTGGACCGCCGCCGCGGTCGGCACCGGCTGGCTCGTGCCGATGGGCTTCGAGCGCGGCGTCACGCTGCCGCTGATGGCGCGCGACGCGGACGCCGCACGCTTCCGCGCCGCGCTGGACGACGCGCGCTTCGACCTGTCCGGCGCGATCGCCGACGCGAATGCATGGCGCCGCGCGACACCGCTCGCGGCCGAGCGCGGCGAAATCGCGCAACTGAGCGCGCCGGGCGCGCGCGCGACGGCGCTGCTGCGCGGCAGCGGCCCGTCGCTCGAACACGACGACACGGCGCTGCTGATCGCGTTGAATCCCGATCTCGATGCGCCGACGCACGTCGATCCCGCGACGATCCTGCCCGGCGTGCCGGGCGGCTTCACGCACGTCTCGCCGCCGAACGGCGCGCGCAAATCCGCGCCCGCCGCGCCCGCCGCGCCGGTCGCGCTGCAAGCCTTCACGCTCGAGCCCGGCGGCTATGCGTTGCTCGACGCGCGGCGCGCGCCGCCCGCGCTCGCTCGCACCGATGCGGCGGGCGAGCGCACCGCGCTGTCGGCCGCGCTCGCGGCCGACCGGATCGCGATCGAGCGCGTCGAGCCGGCGGTCGACGGCGGCCGCTTCGCGATCAAGCGCGTGATCGGCGAAACATTGGTTGTGCACGCATCGATCTTCACGGACGGCCACGCGCATCTCGCGGCCGCGCTGCAGTGGCGAGCGGACGACGAGGACGCATGGCGCGAAGTCCCGTTCGTCGCGGAGCCGAACGATCGCTGGCACGCGTGCATCTCGCTCGACCGGCTCGGCCGCCACGCGTTCCGCGTGATCGCATGGCGCGACGACTGGGCATCGCTCGTCACCGACATCACGAAGAAACGCGCGGCCGGCCAGGACGTGACGCTGGAGCTACGCGAGGCGCAACTGCTGCTCGCGACCGCGTTGAAGCACGCCGATGCGGTCGACCGGCGCGCGCGCACGCGGATGGAACAGCTCACGGCCGAGTTCAACGACGCAGCGCCCGACAAGCGGCTCGAACTGCTCGGCGCGCCCGCGCTCGCCGATGCGTACGCGGCGCTGCGCTACCGGCCGTTCGTCACGCACGACGACGCCGTCTACCCGGTCGACGTCGAACGTCGAGCCGCGCGCTTCTCGAGCTGGTACGAGATGTTCCCGCGCTCGGCGAGCAACGACCCGCACCGGCACGGCACGTTCGACGACGTGATCGCGCAATTGCCGCGGATCCGCGACATGGGTTTCGACGTGCTGTATTTCCCGCCGATCCATCCGATCGGCACGACCGCGCGCAAGGGCCGCAACAACACGCTGACGGCCGGGCCCGACGACGTCGGCAGCCCGTACGCGATCGGCTCGCCCGAAGGCGGCCACACGGCCGTGCATCCGCAGCTCGGCACGCTCGCGTCGTTCCGCACGCTGGTCGACGCCGCGCATGCGCAGGGGCTCGAGATCGCGCTCGATTTCGCGATCCAGTGCTCGCCCGATCATCCGTGGCTCGCCGCGCATCCGGGCTGGTTCGCGTGGCGGCCCGACGGCTCGCTGCGCTATGCGGAGAATCCGCCGAAGCGCTACCAGGACATCGTGAACCCCGATTTCTACGCGCCGGATGCGCTGCCTGACCTGTGGGTCGCGCTGCGCGACGCGGTGCTGTTCTGGGTCGACGCCGGCGTGCGGATCTTCCGCGTCGACAATCCGCACACGAAGCCGCTGCCGTTCTGGGCGTGGATGATCGCGGACGTGCGCGGCAAGCATCCGGACGTGGTGTTCCTGTCGGAGGCGTTCACGCGGCCGGGGATGATGTACCGGCTCGCGAAGGTCGGCTTCTCGCAGTCCTACACGTATTTCACGTGGCGCGAGACGAAGCGCGAATTCATCGACTACCTGACCGAGTTGACGGCCGGCCCTGCACGCGAGTTCTTCCGGCCGAACTTCTTCGTGAACACGCCCGACATCAATCCGCGCCATCTGCAGAACGCGCCGCGCTCGCAGTTCGTGATCCGCGCGGCGCTGGCCGCGACGCTCGCCGGGTCGTGGGGCCTGTACTCGGGCTTCGAGATCGGTGAATCGGCGCCGCTGCCCGACAGCGAGGAATACGCGGACGCGGAGAAATACGAGCTGCGCGTGCGCGACTGGCGCAAGGCCGCGCACATCGGCGGCGAAATCGCGCGGCTCAATCGCGCGCGGCGCGACCATCCGGCGCTACAGACCCATCTCGGCCTCACCTTCGTCGATGCGGACAACGACCAGGTGCTGGTGTTCGTGAAGGCGACGCCCGCGCACGACAGCGTCGTCGCGGTCGCGATCAGCCTCGACCCGTGGCATCCGCAGGCCGCGAATTTCACGCTCGATGCGGCGCTGTGGCGCGGCTTCGGGCTCGTCGACGGCGAACCGCTCGACGCGCTCGAACAGGACGCCGCGCATGCCGAAACCTGGCGCGGGCATCGCCAGTACGTATCGCTCGACCCGCACGTTCGGCCGTATGCGATCTGGCGGCTCGCGCCGTCTCCCGGCGCCGCGCGAGCGGCGGCGCCCGACCCGGCCGATGCCCGGGGCCATTCCGGAGCACACGGATGA
- the treS gene encoding maltose alpha-D-glucosyltransferase, giving the protein MKREDPLDDVRRAQFPSLAPAGTPRRRRSRRRAPALCADDPLWYKDAIIYQVHVKSFYDSNNDGIGDFPGLIMKLDYIAELGVDTIWLLPFYPSPRRDDGYDIADYRDVHPDYGTLADVRRFIREAHARGIRVITELVINHTSDQHPWFQRARRAKPGSMHRDYYVWSDTDTKYAGTRIIFLDTETSNWTHDPIAGQYYWHRFYSHQPDLNFDNPAVVREVIQVMRFWLDLGIDGLRLDAVPYLVEREGTNNENLPETHAILKRIRATIDAEYPNRMLLAEANQWPEDVQEYFGEENECHMAFHFPLMPRIYMSIASEDRFPIIDIMRQTPALAPSNQWAVFLRNHDELTLEMVTDSERDLLWQTYASDRRARINLGIRRRLAPLMERDRRRIELINSLLLSMPGTPVIYYGDELGMGDNIHLGDRDGVRTPMQWSSDRNGGFSRADPELLVLPPVMGALYGYDAVNVEAQTRDPHSLLNWTRRILSTRRATQSFGRGTIRFLRPDNRKVLAYLRELEGHETVLCVANLSRASQAVELDLSEFAGRVPIEMTSDSAFPPIGQLTYLLTFPPYGFLWFVLSEHGREPSWRQPHAEPLPEYVTIVMRRGDARPDVGQLHTLAHDALASWLTRRRWFASKDRKIGDAWLNVVTPMPDEPFQYAEAWVSASDGGVERYVVPLATAWGGETSHPLFTQLALARVRRGHTVGYLTDAFALPAFARGMLRKLRDGATVPTSDGGRLDFLPEHALAGLDPGDEAEVRWLAAEQSNSSLVIGDAIVLKLVRKVAHGVHPEAEMSRHLTRIGYANTATLAGEVVHVDPDGTPHTVAILQRYVDNQGDAWTRSFDFLRRAIDELALPAAGDGDAAEVDDEPDALLGYAAFAGIIGTRLGQLHVALAQPSDDPAFAPEAATPEHVDGWCVDAIASFERALDVLRTQLDKLDPVNRAAADTLLASRDAAVQAIGELVPRTLDAQCTRVHGDFHLGQVLDVQGDALLIDFEGEPARALDRRRAKSHPLRDVAGLLRSLSYVSATAQFAIEKAPPQTAGRKRALFDRFGQAAADRFVECYRAAADQAPERFVDPRYADRLLALFLIDKASYELCYEAANRPDWLGVPVGGLAALIERLLATDRAPDHGGNR; this is encoded by the coding sequence ATGAAACGCGAAGATCCCCTCGACGACGTGCGTCGCGCGCAATTCCCGTCCCTCGCACCGGCCGGCACGCCGCGCCGGCGCCGTTCACGGCGCCGCGCGCCCGCGCTCTGCGCGGACGATCCGCTGTGGTACAAGGACGCGATCATCTACCAGGTACACGTGAAGTCGTTCTACGACTCGAACAACGACGGGATCGGCGACTTCCCGGGCCTGATCATGAAGCTCGACTACATCGCCGAGCTCGGCGTCGACACGATCTGGCTGCTGCCGTTCTATCCGTCGCCGCGCCGCGACGACGGCTACGACATCGCCGACTACCGCGACGTGCATCCCGACTACGGCACGCTCGCCGACGTGCGGCGCTTCATTCGCGAAGCGCACGCGCGCGGCATCCGCGTGATCACCGAGCTGGTGATCAACCACACGTCGGACCAGCATCCGTGGTTCCAGCGCGCGCGGCGCGCGAAGCCCGGCTCGATGCATCGCGACTACTACGTGTGGTCCGACACCGACACGAAATACGCGGGCACGCGGATCATCTTTCTGGATACCGAAACATCGAACTGGACGCACGACCCGATCGCCGGCCAGTACTACTGGCACCGCTTCTACTCGCACCAGCCGGACCTGAACTTCGACAACCCGGCCGTCGTGCGCGAGGTGATCCAGGTGATGCGCTTCTGGCTCGATCTCGGCATCGACGGGCTGCGGCTCGACGCGGTGCCGTACCTGGTCGAGCGCGAAGGCACCAACAACGAGAACCTGCCGGAAACGCATGCGATCCTGAAGCGGATCCGCGCGACGATCGACGCCGAGTATCCGAACCGGATGCTGCTCGCGGAAGCGAACCAGTGGCCGGAGGACGTGCAGGAATACTTCGGCGAGGAGAACGAATGCCACATGGCGTTCCACTTTCCGCTGATGCCGCGCATCTACATGTCGATCGCGAGCGAGGACCGCTTCCCGATCATCGACATCATGCGGCAGACGCCGGCGCTCGCGCCAAGCAATCAGTGGGCCGTGTTCCTGCGCAATCACGACGAGCTGACGCTCGAGATGGTGACCGACTCGGAGCGCGACCTGCTGTGGCAGACCTACGCGAGCGATCGCCGCGCGCGGATCAACCTCGGGATCCGGCGCCGCCTCGCGCCGCTGATGGAACGCGACCGGCGCCGCATCGAGCTGATCAACTCGCTTCTGCTGTCGATGCCCGGCACGCCGGTGATCTACTACGGCGACGAACTCGGCATGGGCGACAACATCCACCTCGGCGACCGCGACGGCGTGCGCACGCCGATGCAATGGTCGTCCGACCGCAACGGCGGTTTCTCGCGCGCGGACCCGGAACTGCTGGTGCTGCCGCCCGTGATGGGCGCGCTGTACGGCTATGACGCGGTCAACGTCGAGGCGCAGACGCGCGACCCGCATTCGCTGCTGAACTGGACCCGCCGGATCCTGTCGACGCGCCGCGCGACGCAGTCGTTCGGCCGCGGCACGATCCGCTTCCTGCGTCCGGACAACCGCAAGGTGCTCGCGTATCTGCGCGAACTCGAAGGCCACGAGACAGTGCTGTGCGTCGCGAACCTGTCGCGCGCGTCGCAGGCGGTCGAGCTCGACCTGTCCGAATTCGCGGGCCGCGTGCCGATCGAGATGACGTCGGACTCGGCGTTTCCGCCGATCGGGCAGCTCACGTACCTGCTGACCTTTCCGCCGTACGGGTTCCTGTGGTTCGTGCTATCCGAGCACGGCCGCGAGCCGTCGTGGCGACAGCCGCACGCGGAGCCGCTGCCCGAATACGTGACGATCGTGATGCGGCGCGGCGACGCGCGACCCGACGTCGGGCAACTGCACACGCTCGCGCACGATGCGCTCGCGTCGTGGCTCACGCGGCGGCGCTGGTTTGCATCGAAGGACCGCAAGATCGGCGACGCATGGCTGAACGTCGTCACGCCGATGCCGGACGAACCGTTCCAGTACGCGGAGGCTTGGGTGTCCGCGAGCGACGGCGGCGTCGAGCGCTATGTCGTGCCGCTTGCCACCGCGTGGGGCGGCGAGACCTCGCATCCGCTGTTCACGCAGCTCGCGCTCGCCCGCGTGCGGCGCGGCCATACGGTCGGCTACCTGACCGACGCGTTCGCGCTGCCGGCATTCGCGCGCGGGATGCTGCGCAAGCTGCGCGACGGCGCGACGGTGCCGACGTCCGACGGCGGCCGGCTCGACTTCCTGCCCGAGCACGCGCTGGCCGGCCTCGATCCCGGCGATGAGGCCGAAGTGCGCTGGCTCGCGGCCGAGCAGAGCAACAGCTCGCTCGTGATCGGCGACGCGATCGTGCTGAAGCTGGTGCGCAAGGTCGCGCACGGCGTTCATCCGGAAGCGGAGATGAGCCGGCACCTGACGCGAATCGGCTATGCGAACACCGCGACGCTCGCGGGCGAAGTCGTGCACGTCGATCCGGACGGCACGCCGCATACGGTCGCGATCCTGCAGCGCTACGTCGACAACCAGGGCGACGCGTGGACGCGTTCGTTCGACTTCCTGCGGCGCGCGATCGACGAGCTCGCGCTGCCGGCCGCGGGCGACGGCGACGCGGCCGAAGTCGACGACGAACCCGATGCGCTGCTCGGCTACGCGGCGTTCGCAGGCATCATCGGCACGCGGCTCGGCCAGTTGCACGTCGCGCTCGCGCAACCGTCCGACGATCCCGCGTTCGCGCCCGAAGCCGCGACGCCCGAGCACGTCGACGGCTGGTGCGTGGATGCGATCGCGTCGTTCGAGCGCGCGCTCGACGTGCTGCGCACGCAGCTCGACAAGCTCGATCCGGTCAACCGCGCGGCGGCGGACACGCTGCTCGCGTCGCGCGACGCGGCCGTGCAGGCCATCGGCGAACTCGTGCCGCGCACGCTCGATGCGCAATGCACGCGCGTTCACGGCGATTTCCATCTCGGCCAGGTGCTCGACGTGCAAGGCGACGCGCTGCTGATCGACTTCGAAGGCGAGCCGGCGCGCGCGCTCGACCGGCGCCGCGCGAAATCGCATCCGCTGCGCGACGTGGCCGGCCTGCTGCGTTCGCTGTCGTACGTGAGCGCCACCGCGCAGTTCGCGATCGAGAAGGCGCCGCCGCAGACGGCCGGCCGCAAGCGCGCGCTGTTCGACCGCTTCGGACAGGCCGCCGCCGACCGCTTCGTCGAATGCTATCGCGCGGCCGCCGATCAGGCGCCCGAGCGCTTCGTCGACCCGCGTTACGCGGACCGCCTGCTCGCGCTGTTCCTGATCGACAAGGCGTCGTACGAGCTGTGCTACGAAGCCGCGAACCGCCCGGACTGGCTCGGCGTGCCGGTCGGCGGACTCGCCGCGCTGATCGAACGCCTGCTCGCGACCGACCGCGCGCCCGACCACGGAGGCAACCGATGA